From the Bos taurus isolate L1 Dominette 01449 registration number 42190680 breed Hereford chromosome 22, ARS-UCD2.0, whole genome shotgun sequence genome, one window contains:
- the MOBP gene encoding myelin-associated oligodendrocyte basic protein isoform X2 — translation MSQKVVKEGPRLSKNQKFSEHFSIHCCPPFTFLNSKREIVDRKYSICKSGCFYQKKEEDWICCACQKTRTSRRATSPQRPKRQPAAPPAVVRAPAKPRSPPRPERQPRPRPEVRPPPAKQRPPQKAKQQPRSSPQRGPGTSRGGSPVKASRFST, via the exons ATGAGTCAGAAAGTGGTTAAGGAGGGCCCCAGACTCTCCAAGAACCAGAAGTTCTCCGAGCACTTCAGCATACATTGCTGCCCGCCGTTCACCTTCCTCAATTCCAAACGCGAGATCGTGGACCGCAAGTACAGCATCTGTAAAAGTGGCTGCTTCTaccagaagaaagaggaggacTGGATCTGCTGCGCCTGCCAGAAGACCAG AACCAGCCGCCGCGCAACGTCCCCTCAGAGGCCCAAGCGCCAGCCAGCTGCACCCCCCGCGGTGGTCAGAGCACCAGCCAAGCCACGGTCCCCTCCGAGGCCCGAACGTCAGCCACGCCCCCGCCCAGAAGTCCGACCTCCACCAGCCAAGCAGCGGCCCCCTCAGAAGGCCAAGCAGCAGCCGCGCAGCAGCCCCCAGAGAGGGCCAGGCACCAGCCGTGGGGGGTCCCCCGTCAAAGCTTCTAG ATTTAGTACATAG
- the MOBP gene encoding myelin-associated oligodendrocyte basic protein isoform X1, with product MSQKVVKEGPRLSKNQKFSEHFSIHCCPPFTFLNSKREIVDRKYSICKSGCFYQKKEEDWICCACQKTRTSRRATSPQRPKRQPAAPPAVVRAPAKPRSPPRPERQPRPRPEVRPPPAKQRPPQKAKQQPRSSPQRGPGTSRGGSPVKASRLKRKTKPTPRKK from the exons ATGAGTCAGAAAGTGGTTAAGGAGGGCCCCAGACTCTCCAAGAACCAGAAGTTCTCCGAGCACTTCAGCATACATTGCTGCCCGCCGTTCACCTTCCTCAATTCCAAACGCGAGATCGTGGACCGCAAGTACAGCATCTGTAAAAGTGGCTGCTTCTaccagaagaaagaggaggacTGGATCTGCTGCGCCTGCCAGAAGACCAG AACCAGCCGCCGCGCAACGTCCCCTCAGAGGCCCAAGCGCCAGCCAGCTGCACCCCCCGCGGTGGTCAGAGCACCAGCCAAGCCACGGTCCCCTCCGAGGCCCGAACGTCAGCCACGCCCCCGCCCAGAAGTCCGACCTCCACCAGCCAAGCAGCGGCCCCCTCAGAAGGCCAAGCAGCAGCCGCGCAGCAGCCCCCAGAGAGGGCCAGGCACCAGCCGTGGGGGGTCCCCCGTCAAAGCTTCTAG ATTGAAAAGGAAGACCAAGCCGACCCCTCGGAAGAAGTGA
- the MOBP gene encoding myelin-associated oligodendrocyte basic protein isoform 1 (isoform 1 is encoded by transcript variant 1): protein MSQKVVKEGPRLSKNQKFSEHFSIHCCPPFTFLNSKREIVDRKYSICKSGCFYQKKEEDWICCACQKTRTSRRATSPQRPKRQPAAPPAVVRAPAKPRSPPRPERQPRPRPEVRPPPAKQRPPQKAKQQPRSSPQRGPGTSRGGSPVKASRF, encoded by the exons ATGAGTCAGAAAGTGGTTAAGGAGGGCCCCAGACTCTCCAAGAACCAGAAGTTCTCCGAGCACTTCAGCATACATTGCTGCCCGCCGTTCACCTTCCTCAATTCCAAACGCGAGATCGTGGACCGCAAGTACAGCATCTGTAAAAGTGGCTGCTTCTaccagaagaaagaggaggacTGGATCTGCTGCGCCTGCCAGAAGACCAG AACCAGCCGCCGCGCAACGTCCCCTCAGAGGCCCAAGCGCCAGCCAGCTGCACCCCCCGCGGTGGTCAGAGCACCAGCCAAGCCACGGTCCCCTCCGAGGCCCGAACGTCAGCCACGCCCCCGCCCAGAAGTCCGACCTCCACCAGCCAAGCAGCGGCCCCCTCAGAAGGCCAAGCAGCAGCCGCGCAGCAGCCCCCAGAGAGGGCCAGGCACCAGCCGTGGGGGGTCCCCCGTCAAAGCTTCTAGGTTCTG A
- the MOBP gene encoding myelin-associated oligodendrocyte basic protein isoform 2 (isoform 2 is encoded by transcript variant 2) yields the protein MSQKVVKEGPRLSKNQKFSEHFSIHCCPPFTFLNSKREIVDRKYSICKSGCFYQKKEEDWICCACQKTRLKRKTKPTPRKK from the exons ATGAGTCAGAAAGTGGTTAAGGAGGGCCCCAGACTCTCCAAGAACCAGAAGTTCTCCGAGCACTTCAGCATACATTGCTGCCCGCCGTTCACCTTCCTCAATTCCAAACGCGAGATCGTGGACCGCAAGTACAGCATCTGTAAAAGTGGCTGCTTCTaccagaagaaagaggaggacTGGATCTGCTGCGCCTGCCAGAAGACCAG ATTGAAAAGGAAGACCAAGCCGACCCCTCGGAAGAAGTGA
- the MOBP gene encoding myelin-associated oligodendrocyte basic protein isoform X3 — MSQKVVKEGPRLSKNQKFSEHFSIHCCPPFTFLNSKREIVDRKYSICKSGCFYQKKEEDWICCACQKTRTSRRATSPQRPKRQPAAPPAVVRAPAKPRSPPRPERQPRPRPEVRPPPAKQRPPQKAKQQPRSSPQRGPGTSRGGSPVKASRFW; from the exons ATGAGTCAGAAAGTGGTTAAGGAGGGCCCCAGACTCTCCAAGAACCAGAAGTTCTCCGAGCACTTCAGCATACATTGCTGCCCGCCGTTCACCTTCCTCAATTCCAAACGCGAGATCGTGGACCGCAAGTACAGCATCTGTAAAAGTGGCTGCTTCTaccagaagaaagaggaggacTGGATCTGCTGCGCCTGCCAGAAGACCAG AACCAGCCGCCGCGCAACGTCCCCTCAGAGGCCCAAGCGCCAGCCAGCTGCACCCCCCGCGGTGGTCAGAGCACCAGCCAAGCCACGGTCCCCTCCGAGGCCCGAACGTCAGCCACGCCCCCGCCCAGAAGTCCGACCTCCACCAGCCAAGCAGCGGCCCCCTCAGAAGGCCAAGCAGCAGCCGCGCAGCAGCCCCCAGAGAGGGCCAGGCACCAGCCGTGGGGGGTCCCCCGTCAAAGCTTCTAGGTTCTGGTAA